The DNA segment GTATGAAACACTAGAGCTAGGCCTAACATTCTTAGGTCCTAAAGTATGTGCTTCTCCTGTCACTTGTGTGTTCATTTCATGGCTACTTTCCCCTTTTCAATTGCGGTGGTGTGTATTACCAAAATTTTGATTGTAAGTTTTTCAATAATATGAGACCTTGTGCAGGAAGCGTTCTTGACAACTCCTGGAGGAGGAATAAAGTGCTCATTTGATAATGCGGTGTGCTACAGACGTCTGATGAGCAACATTACTTTGATCTTCATTATATTCTGTTTTGTATGTGAATTTTCATGAACTTTTGAATTTTGAAGACAAATTGTAGACTTTTACTCTGATGAATTTAACCATATTTGTGAAGTTGGTTCTGTTGAACAATTAATTTGGCATTTTTGCTGGATGGCCCAAATTGGATGTTTTGAAGGCACCTGTGGGTAGACGAATGTTGAAGAGAAAACAGCTAAGGGAGGTGAAAAATCACGcatatcatttttttattctggAGAATGTTGCTCATTTGACTCCTGGCATACCAGAGTAAATGCGGTTTAACTACTCAGAAACCTGACTTCGGCCACGTTGCGTTAATGAAATCACTATTTTAAGGACTTCCGGTCTTCTTTTGTTGCTTTCAGTATCTTTTTGACCGTCTTGATGATTGACTCTAAAAAGATAAATAGGGAGAATCCGAAGGGTTGCCAATCAATATGATTTTTATAAGTTTTGTGGTGATGCTGACAAGATATTGAATATTTCACTTGACAACAAAGTCAATAACCCTTTCTTCTTTGCCTTCCACTGTTCCTGTAAGCTCTCTTGGGATGTAATTTATCATTTACGACAATAAAGTAACAGAACAAGGGGGCAAAATGGGAAAATCAGTTGTGTTAAATTTTGTTGGTATGAATTCTCCAAACATGATGATAGTATGTTAGGGCTTTTAGAAATGGACTAGAGTAAAATGGCACGTTAAAACCTTTGCAGCCAATTCGAACTGCTAGATATTTTTCACTCTATAGTCTTGGAAAGTTCAAAGTTGTAATATTAATGGTGAAGAAATTAAGTAAGAAGACAGCTGTGGTAGCTAAATTTCAATGGCTCCATCAACTAACCTTTATGGGTGGAGCTCGTGCTGGGCACTGATTCCCTGACACCGTCACAAGTCACGCCTTCTCTCCATCTTCGATCCATGAGTGAATCATCTCGTCCGTGTGGCGTTTGGTGGGCACTATTATTTTATCATTAATCGCCTGCTTGTTTGCTAGCTACTCATATAATAATATACAACAGAATCACATATATTCAGTGCTGGATCATTATATTTACCAGGAACAAATCTTAAACAAATTTCATTCTGGTCGCACTTGCTTTTGGCATCTTACTTGGGTCACACAACACAGAATAAAACAATAGTAAGAAGAGCTTTTCTTTCCTTTAAATTTAAGTTGGTGGACAAGACAAGCACAGCACTTCAGCAAAATAAAACAAAGATAATGATAGAACTAGGACGGCCCGTGGCTTAACAGCAGCAGTTTAGCCTTTGGAGAGGAAAGGAATGGATTCCTTTGCCATTTGCTGTGTAAAAGGATAGACAAAATTAAAAACCTGAAAACTGGAAAGTCATAGAGCAGAAAGGAACTGACTTTACTCAACCCTCAGCCCCCTAAGGTTTGGACgtaattaattttcttcttttggTTTGACTGAGGGTCTCGGCTCTCACGTTGGGCACAGTCCTATAATACTAACAGTCAAAATTTCTCTTGTAAATAATAACATTACATGAAATTGAAGATATGCTGTATAGTTTAACTAAAAGGTGATTGTAATCTAGCCCGTCCTTTTCATGGATGGGTATCCTATGGACCTATCCAATAGAAGCAGCAAGCATGAGGGATTCTAGCCTTCAACCACATTTTCTGATTTCCCGCAATGCCCCTGCCAGCTTGGTCTCTACCCATTTTTGTGTTTGGCAACAATTCCAGCTGTAATGATCTGTGCTTTTAGTGTATGACTAGTGCACCCAATTTGATTGCCTTTCTCATTCCATTTTTATCTCTACATGCTATCAGCTGTATACAGACGATAATTACATTACAGACTCAGTAAATAATGCCAAAATCTAAGAGAGAACCTACTATTATTTATATGCTTTTAATGAAAATTCAGTTCTTGAAAAGTTCTTGAAAAGTTCTTCCTAAATGCATCTCCCAACATGAGGGAAAACTTTCTATTGGATCAATAAAACAATGCCTAtttgtcaaagaaaaaaaaatgaagcaaCATAATTTTATGGATGATCTGAATTCTGAAGCTTCACACACTAATACTGATAATCAAAATACAAGAGAAATCATCTTTCAGCATAGTCATAATGAAAGATAATCAGGGTAAGATCACCAAAGAACAGCTTGAAATGAAGTTTCTCAAGACTatagctcaaaaaaaaaaaaaataaaaaataaaaaagtaatgaTTGAATCTGTAGCCTGCTTGAACTAGCTTAAACTTTAGCTGATTCCTACTCCCAAAACTGAGATACCAAAatatttagattttgcatttcAAAGAATTGGACAGAAAACATAAACAATCTAGGAGTTAATGCACCACAAAAAGTTTTATTCCTTGTCAATGCGAAAACTAAATTCATCACATATAGAATCACTTTTGGCTAAATGCACACCACAATGAATCATAAACCTATGGACGGGGTCTGTGAGTGATaaaagatttacacaaaaatcctATATTACCCACACTACAACCAAAAGCCTACTAAAGACCAAACAGCGCACGAGCAGGACACCACCAAAAATAGGTGCAATTAGAAGAATTTCTGAATACAAGAATTGAACTTGAATAAGAATTGCTGTGGAAAGGCAGAGGAAGCTTGTACAAATTGCAGGAATTAGGGCACATATTCATTCTCAAGGGTCGGTTGAGTTCGAGTCACCATTGCTGCAGGTGCTTTTGTTTCCCCAACTGATGTCATTTGCAGGGCTTCTCCCACGTCTGCAGCCCTCTCCATCTGTTgcattttcttcctttccttcaatttATGCACCCACAACACTAGAAATAACAAAAGCACCAACAACAATAGTCCACCTAGCACAGAACCAACAATTATCCACACTTTAGACTTATTCTTCTTTCCATGTTCCCTTGATGGTGGAGGAAAGGCAGTAGAATTGACAACTATCGCAAAATGCCCCTGTTGAATCGTTGAACATTCATTGCCAGATGCCACATTGCTAAAATTTGGGTTACCTTGTAAATCAAACCACACACACATGGCAACAAACCCATCTGGAACTGATTTCACATCTGAGAATTTGATGGTTAAGGGATCGCCAGATGCCCTGATGTCCAATACTGGTAAATTCGTAGCAGATAAGTTTGAGGCATTATAAGCAAGAAGACCCAGAACTGGAGCAAGGTGAGTGTAACCAGCCAGTGAATAATACCTCTCGGACCAATTTCCCAAATTCTGGTACACCAAAACAAGCCTCTCCACATACGGCCGCTCAATAACTCCGACGGGGATCTCAAATTCTTTGTACATGGGAACACCTTTCCTCCTTAAGCTCCCACTCCTAAGCCTCAATGCTGCAACCTTAATCCCAATCAAATCGGGGGGAACATCCCCATCATAAGGCAAGCCTGTCTTGGGACGAACCAATGCCTTGTAAGCGTAGTTTTGGAGGAGAGCATCGAGTTCATGCTCAGAATTAGGCAGTTGAGCCCTATGACCCGGCAACCAGAGGAACCATATGAGAAGAAGCATCATCACGAGACTTCGAAGAAGCCCCATGGATGCTTTGAAAACGATTCAGCACAATGCCACCAGATTAACCTTATGAAACCCCACAGTAAAACACCCAGGAAGTCAAAACCAGAAATCTTCTATTTAATAGCACTTCAGATCCAAGTAAATAAAAACGGAAATTCAGATAGATAATGCAGTAAATTCTCCCAAAGAAGCTTCAAAAACACTTGGTCTCAGACTGCCAATCCATAGTTTGTGGGTGACACGTCTGTTTCTCTTTCTCTATTAAATGAAAACAACGGGTACTGTATAAAGAAAATAGATTCGCCGAGGAAAGAGTATAAAAGCAGCTTTGAAGGTTCCAACCGTTGCAATCCTTTAATTTCTTTTGGGTTCTCTTTTGGAATTTCCTGTCAAAGAAGCTCTCACAGACCGAAATGAAACTCAACAATTTGGGAATCTTCCCAGCATTTCTCCACAAcaccaaaatttaaaaaaataattgtcGAATTAAGAGCAAATAAGAAACAGTTGAATCTCGAACTTGGAACTGTCAATCGAGCGATTAATACTCTTCCCAATTCAGACCATCGAGTCCAAAAAGCAACGTAGATCCATTACGGAATATCAGTAGAGAAAGGCTGAGTACCTGAACCCAGATGAGATTTCCAGTTGAAAACCCACCAAGAATCTCCGCCGAAGCTCCAAGACACCACCAATGGCGAAGATTTTTACTTAGGAAAGGTTCTTGAAACCGTGCACAACTAGACCATAAGCCGCAATGATTCACAACGACTGGCTGAATCGCCCAAGAAACCCAAGAATCTTGAGATAAATCATGATCACTGTGGCAAGATCGGGAAATGAAGGGGCAATGTCTTCCATAACAAAGAAAAAAAGACTCAATAATCCAAGAGAAGGGCCTGCATTTTGATTGAATCAGGGCAAGAAATCCTTAGCAGAGCCGTACTTGTGCAGATGATAATTAATCGGTTTTGGGATCCCCAGCTGTTGCAGCGCAAAAAGATACGCAAGAACTAAACCAGCGACAGAGTAGCAGCTCAAATCCAAGAATCCCACTGGGAAGAGGATATAAGCTTAGAGAAGAGACGATACCCAGTGGAGATAAACCGGTGAGAGTGAGAAAACAACCAATAAAAcccaaaaaagaagaaaaaaaaacgcAGCAACAACCaaaatgaagaaatgaaaaaaaaaaaaagaaaaaagaaaaaagaaaaaagaaaaagaaacaatTTATTTTGTGTTGGATTTACAGGGTTTTGTTTGACTGATTTACCCAGCGTTCTACGTTGAAGTACCGACGTGTCCCTGGAACGAGGTTAGTACGGATGGGAAAAGGATTTTTGGTAACATTTCACGCCTTATGACCTGCTGCGTTGGCTGCTCTGCTCTACTCTCATTTGATATTTCTCAGCCGTTACATTGCGCTTGTTGaaatatattcatttatttttaattttatgccaaaaattattaatattatataaaaatgtataatataaaattaaaaaaaaattataaaaggaaatactgtaaatataaaaaaatatgaaaagagGGATTaacaattattaaaaatatatatataaaagggaaTAGTGTAAATGACAAGGACAAGTCTCGAATAGGACAGAAGAGACGTGATTAACCATATTATGCCAAAAGCAGAAGCTAATTTAATAAAATCCACAATTCCTTAAGTGATTAAATTAGCAGTCTAATTACCTCACTTGGCATCCCTTATTAGAACGACAAAGTATTAATGGCTGATGCTTGTATTGTAACTAATCCCACGTAAATTGCAATTTGTTGATGTTGATAATGATATATGTCCTTTTATGACTCCACCATTTTCTAATTAGACTTTTTTTTCTTTCCCATTTGAAGTTGGTTTTTGagaatatataattaaaagtCTAAGAATTTTGATAAATATGCATCAATTTAGTCGCGTTAGAGTCCTTTCTAAGATataaagtttcaaattataaaaataattattttctaatttgatCTGATTTATTATGAAAGCTATTTAAACTGTTtcaaattcaattaatttttttcatcTAAAGAATGGGAATAAGTTATTTTTGTctcaataatttattatttattaaaaataatttatttttatatatttaaatattataattttgattaaaaaaatgtatatattgttaaaattatatttaaattttatatttttaacctataatttatgtttaataaataaagttatattatataattgataatttaaaataaaaagaaaaatatttgtgGAGAAACCTGCCCATCCCCGTtattattcatatttaaatttaagttaagtcaaaattaattgtaaaaaaaataaaaaaattaatatttataagaattattttaaataataattaataaaatgcaattaaaaattaaatatttgctataaaatttttgcaaatcaatataccattattttaattatacgtatttattaattattttaacacAGATCTcacgaaaaaaaaattaattt comes from the Hevea brasiliensis isolate MT/VB/25A 57/8 chromosome 5, ASM3005281v1, whole genome shotgun sequence genome and includes:
- the LOC110667715 gene encoding uncharacterized protein LOC110667715; translated protein: MGLLRSLVMMLLLIWFLWLPGHRAQLPNSEHELDALLQNYAYKALVRPKTGLPYDGDVPPDLIGIKVAALRLRSGSLRRKGVPMYKEFEIPVGVIERPYVERLVLVYQNLGNWSERYYSLAGYTHLAPVLGLLAYNASNLSATNLPVLDIRASGDPLTIKFSDVKSVPDGFVAMCVWFDLQGNPNFSNVASGNECSTIQQGHFAIVVNSTAFPPPSREHGKKNKSKVWIIVGSVLGGLLLLVLLLFLVLWVHKLKERKKMQQMERAADVGEALQMTSVGETKAPAAMVTRTQPTLENEYVP